Sequence from the Bremerella volcania genome:
AATGATCCACTGCGACCCAGTCTGCTGCGTAGCGGCATCCGGGGCGGTGGTGATGTAGAGCGTTTCCAAGTCAAACTCATCACACGTTCCGAGCACCACCGGCCGCAGGTCAAGATGCTTGTTGCTCACATGAATCGCCAGGACGCCCCCTTCAGCCAGGTGCCGCTGATAAATCCGAAATGCTTCCCGCGTCAGTAAGTGCGTCGGAATGGCATCGCCACTAAACGCATCGAGTACCAACAGATCGAACTGCTGATCGGGTTCACGTTCCAAAGACAGTCGGGCATCGCCAAGCACCAGGTCATGCTCGGCCTGGCAATCTTGCAGGAAGGTGAAGTGCTCGTTGGCCATTTCGATGACGTCGTCATTGATCTCGTAGAAGCGATAGTAGTCACCTTCACGAGCGTAGGCTGCTAGTGTTCCTGCTCCCAGACCAACCACGCCAACGCGTTTCCCGTCCTGTTTGGGCAATCGTGCCAATGCAAGCCCAACGCCCGTGTTTCGGGCGTAGTACGACGTGGGTTCCCCTCGCTTTGCTTCTGCCTGGTATTGAAAGCCATGCATAATCCGCCCGTGGTACATCGCCAGTATCGACTGACCGTCGTTGGTAGGAACTTCGCCAATGCTGAGCACGCCGTAAAAGTTTCGTTGCGACTCGAGGTAATGCGACTGGAACGAACGCAATTGCCCCGACAACATCGCCAGCATTCCACAGAACAACAGCCCCATCGACCAGAGCGGAATCGATCCGAGGCGCTTCTCGAGCGAACTAACCGTAACGCACAATGCCAAGGCGAAGGCCACGATCAGGCTGAGCGGCATTTCGTAGTACTGCGAAAAGATGAGTGGACACACAAGCGATACGAACATTCCTCCCAAGGCACCACCACCGGCAATCATCAGGTAGTAAAGCGTCAAATGTCGCGTCGAAGGCTTTAAGCGAACGAGTTCTCCGTGACAGATCATGCACACGAAGAACATCGCTCCAAAATAGGAAACGGCGACCCAGCCAATGTCGAGCATACCCCCCAACAATTCCAAAACACTGATCAATACAATGCTGCCGATCGCCATCCACCCCAACCAACCACGTCGGTACCATCCTTCGCCATCGAAGCAAAAGATAAACGTCAGCAGATATAGACTCAGAGGGACAACCCACAAGAACGGCACCACAGCCATGTCCTGACAGACATGATTAGTCGTGGCCAAAAGCATCACGCAAGCGAACGCCGGCAGAGCCAACCATGCCGCCAGCGTCTTCCATCCTGGTACCGCTTCGTCCAGAGAATCACCGGGTAACTCACAAGCTTCTTGGGTGCCAGCTTGATTGCGAACGATGGCAATCGCGATCGGAATCAACAGCAACGCGAATCCGGCATATCCCCAACCCCAAGCTCCCGATTGGGTCGGCAGCGTCCAATTCGGTTCAACCAGGAAGGGGTAGGTCAGAAGTGCAGCGAGCGAGCCGATGTTGGACAACGCATAAAGTCGGTACGGGGTTTTCCCGGGAGCCAACTGGCTGAACCAGTGCTGAAGCAGCGGTCCATTGGCGGCCAGCAGAAAGTATGGGAGCCCCAGGTGAGTCACCAACAGAAGCAAGATATACCCAGGCGGCCAAACATCGGCCGTCGGCTTCCAGTCATCCCCTGGGGAAATGGGCATGAGCAAAAGAGCGGCAATCATCAGGCCCGCATGAATAATCCCCTGCCATCGCTTGGGCACATAGGTTGCTAGCAAGTGGGCATACAGGTAGCCAGCGAAAAGAACGACCTGAAAGAACAGCATGCAGGTCGTCCACACGGTTGGGCTTCCGCCAAACCAGGGAAGGATTGTCTTGCTGATCAGTGGCTGGACTTGGAACAGCAGGAAGGCACTCCACAAGACAGCGAGCGGGAGGATCCACGCATAAACGAGATTGTTCTTGTTGTTCGCCACAGATAGTTTTCCCGCGTTGGGGACTCCGAGGAAGGCAATCGCCGGCAAATCGGCGCGCAGAACGGCCCTAAAGCATAGGTCACGAAGAAGGCTGTTTTGCGCGAGCTTATACCCGCCCCCATAATGGACGAGCTGATACTTCGTCTAATGAAAAATTGCCTTCCACTAAGCAGCGCGCAACGGTTTTCTACAGAATTCTTTCTGTTTTAATCGGCCCAAGCCGATCAATTGTTCTTGGAGATCGCGAAAACATTCCGTTAAAATCTGTGATACAGCCTTATCCTTTTCTGCTAGTGTTTCATCTGCGTATTGTGCCTCGATTTCGCGGGTGAAATGGTTCCTTAGGGAGTGTGTTTCAGCCAGATGCCTCGGCGATCGAGCTAGTTTAACCGGTTCCTGTTGGGCCACCTAAGAGTCTGTTTAGCCTCACGACTCGCGATTGGACCTCTTCTCGAATCTGTTCTATTCAACTTGCTTATTCTCGTAGGCAATAATGTGCTTGAATGCGCTCGCGCATGACAGGGAGATTGTCGTGTACGCAACTGCTTCTGTCGAAGCGGATGTCATGAGTGTGCTGCGCCAGTTCGCAGACGCTTATGCAAGCCGAGATAAAGGGAGACTTTTAGGCCTGTTTTGTTCAGATCGAGATGCTGTGGTCCTGGGAAGTGGATGCGACGAGCGAAACGTCGGTTCCGCGGCTATTTGGGGTCAAGTTCGCCGAGACTGGGAACAAACAGATACTCTCCGGATGCGATTTGGATGGAGAAGTGTTTCGACGATGGGTCAGGTCGCCTGGCTCGCCACCGATTGCTACCTCTATGTTCAAGCCGGATACCGGAAAGCCGAAGTCCCCCTGCGAATTACAGCCGTCATGATTCAGAATCACCTCGGTTGGCAAATTGCTCAGCTTCATTATTCTTCGCCCATTAGCGTAGGATCTGAAGCTGATACCTGCGTGGAATAGCAACCTATCTGCCTCTATTTATCTTTTTGACCGATATCCCAGCCATTCCAAACGCAAAAAAGCCCCCAGGTTTCCACCTGGGGGCTTTTTCCATTCTTGTCATTATCCGATATAATAAGAGGCTTGGCTTGTGTTAGCCTTGCTGATAGTGGCTTCCCCGAAATTGCCGTTTGCAGAAATACTCTGAGGCATCGGGAACGAACCTACGAAAGCATTGGGATGCTACGTACCTTTCTCCGATCAAAAATTCACCGCGCGACTGTAACCCAGGCCGACCTGGACTACGTAGGCAGCGTTACCATCGATTCCCACTTGTTGGAAGCGGCTCAGATCTTGCCGCACGAACAGGTCGACGTCCTAAATGTTACCAATGGCCAGCGCCTTACCACCTATGCCATTCCCGGCGAAGCAGGTTCCGGCGTCATTGGAATTAACGGTGCGGCAGCTCACCTGGTAAGCCCCGGCGACCTGGTCATCATCGTTTGCTATGCGCAGTACACTGCGGAGGAAATCGAGGGGCACCAACCTCGCGTGATTCTGGTTGACGAAGCCAACCGAATGACCGACTGTATCGTTGAATCGGATTCGATGAACTCTTCTAGCTAACGGCCGGACTGCTTGTCCGCGACGGTATGAGCTTTTCCCTGTGCCCTATGTCAGGCATGTCCGAGTTGGGCGATAGGTCCATGTCCGACCCTCTGCTAGTTTTCTCATATCAGATGGCCGTTCGGGGCGGAATAATGAAAGCATGCCTTCACTCGGACAACGCTTGCCTGTCCAATTTGCATCAAACACGCAACATAAATGAAGCCGTCGGAGCCTTCCACTGAGGACACCGCAATAGATACTGCGGCAATATGCTTTCCATAGACCTTTCTTTTTAATGCGATTAAGGAGCGAAAACCGAATCCAGCTGTCGGTTCACCGCATAAACATGAGTCGCAAAGAGCTTCCCCATTGCGGGAATGCCGAAGATGAGCAACATTGCTTGTGTTGGCTGGCGAACTGGGCAGAACGTCACCAAAACAATTAAGCTCTTAGCCGGGGCACTAACGCCAATTCCCACAATTGGCTGACGGTAATAGCGAGCACAAGATGTGACTCCAAGTGCGACAAGACGTCGCTTCCTTCTGTCGGTGCACACCCGCGAGCCGTATGGGGCCGGTACAATGTTTTCGTGAGGCGTAATGCTTCACGACCTATTGGGGCAGAACATTGGACCGGCTCCTTTTTTGCGTGCATCCGCGTGCTAGCACGCCTTCTTACCAGCAATTTTGCTCATTTCTGACCTGCTCGGAAAAATCTATTCCGGCCATGACCTGACGTGTCAGACGGATCGCGATAACTACTACTGCCCAAGGGCAACCAAGTTATTCAGAACCCTAAAGCAATACACAAAAGGATATCAATCATGGCCAAATACTACGTCGAATCGGGATCGTTACGTTTGATTGTTGATGCCGCTGACGCCCGCCGAGCTGCCCTGTGGGCCGTTCATCGTGCGTTGGAACATATTCTGCCCAATGAAGAAGAGGAGCTTGATGTGGACAACCTGCCAGAAGTCGAACCAGTCGGCACGATGGTGCTGGGAGACGCGATTCGCCTGAGCGAACGCGGCTTCGAGAACTTCGACGTCATTCAGTTCGAGACGCTCGAAATCGTCAGCGAGTGGAGCCAACTCATGCTGGCGCTCTCGAACATGGAAAGCGAGCTGAAGGCCGCCTAAGGACCTTCGGCGAAACGTTCCCCAGAGGAAGCGGCCGACTACCGCTTCCTCAATCCAATGCCGGTACGTGGACCTAGTCCGTTTCGGGTAGGAGAGGAACGAAACGAACGCCGCCGAAATCATCCTCCACATAACGGTCCTTATCAATCTTACGAATGCGTATTAACTTCTGGGAATCCTGCACCGGCCCCAACGGCATAACCAGGCGTCCACCAACTACCAACTGTTCAAATAGAGCACTGGGAACTCGGTCTCCACCAGCGGCAACGGCAATCGCGTCGTAAGGTCCTTCCTCGGGCCAACCCTTCAGCCCATCTCCAAACCGAACGTGAACATTGCCAATGCCCAGCCTTTTGATCGTTTCAGCCGCCGTGATTGCGAGATCGCCTATGCGCTCGACGGTGAAGACCTCTTTCGCCAAACGCCCCATGACGGCCGCTGCGTAGCCGCTACCGGTCCCCACTTCCAGAACTCGATCGGTAGGCTGAAGCTCCAAGACCTGGGCCATCAGGGCAACGATCAAAGGCTGGGAGATCGTCTGCTTATGCGTCAGTGGCAACGCCGAATCCACATAGGCATCGTCGTGGAAAGAGGGCAAGACAAAGTCTTCTCGTGGCACATCATGCATGGCCTGAAGCACGTCCTGATCAGTGATGCCTCGTTCTTTAAGCAGGTTGACCATCTCGTCACGTTGCTGATCAAGTTTCATGATGCACGGTCCTTTGCGTGTATCCGCGTCACCTTTTTCGGGCAAGAATCTTCTTCTATCGACATGCCCAGGCGGCAATCAACGCGGTGCTACCCGATCAATTCGAGTCACTTACAAAATAGTGCTATCTATTAGTCTCACGAAAACCGCGAGCCAAGGCAAACGCACAGGCTAGAGAAAGCTCACTGGAATCAATGATCGAGAATGAACTCGTTACTGTTCAAGAGGGCCCACCAGATATCCTGGAGGGCCGCCGATTCGTTGTTGCGAGTCTTCAGAATCTCGCTAATTGCGGACAATTCCTGCTTGGTCGGTCGACGTGACAGGGCGGCCAGGAACAAATGCTCGACCTTGTCGTGGGACGACATCTTCGAGGCCGTAACCTTCTTCAGAACGGCTGCCTGAGCGTCGGTGGCCTGTTTCATCAAGCCGCCATTCATCAACAACAGAGACTGCGTGATTCCACCATCCAGGGCAGACGTTTCGCTGTCTTCGTCATCCCCCATTTTTTGATTGACCTGACCAAGCCAGCTGTGGCGATCATCGACCGAGGCGATAATGGCGTGACTTCCTTCGACAGGATTCTTGGCCAGCATTTGCAGCGAATGAAATAGCTGCTCTGCTTCCATCTGTCGCGAGTAATACCGAGCAAACAGTTGCTGACCTGCGTCCGGATTGTCGGCCAGATTCTCATCGATCTGTCGGCTCGAGAGTCCGTATGGGCGCGAAAGCGTGATCCACCGCATCAAACGCCGAAGATCAAAATTCGACTCGGCGAAGTGCTCTGAAAGCTGATCCAACAACTCAGGATGCGACGCCGGATTATGCGGCCCCATGTCATCCACCGGCTGCGTGAAACCAACACCAAAGAAGTGCTGCCACATGCGATTCACGGCCGCTTTGGGGAATTGATCCGAGTTGACGATCAACTGAGCCAATTCCTGTCGACGGTCGACTTCGGAAACCTTGCCTGAGCGTGGGATTGTCGTGCCATCCACAAACTGCGGATAAGCGACTTTCAAAAGGCCGTTAGGCTGTTCGTAGTAGACTTCGCCCGAGTCGGAATCGCGGCTCTTGGTGAAGTCCTGATCGAGGATCGCCAGCTGCCCTGACTGGCGATCTTTGGCTAATTTGGTCTGGCGGAAGAATGCGTTCAGCCCCCAGAACTGCTGTTGGCTCCAACCGGTGGTTGGATGATTGTGACACTCGGCACACTGTAGCTGTTGGCCGAGAAACGCCGTGCAGGTCTTGGCAGTCGCCAGCTTGGCATCGCCATCGACCATGCTGACCAGGAAGTTAGTCGCCGGGTTGAAGCTTTCACTTCCAGGACTGGTCGTTCCGGTTGCCGTGAGAAGATCTTGCACCAACAAGTTATACGGCGTGTTGTTCTCGAACTGCTTGGCCAGGTAGCCTTCCAGCGCGGAGCGATCAATCGGGCTGTCTTCGCTCATCCCGCCGGCACGGCCGACGAGAATATTCGCGAAACGAGCACTCCAGAACGATGCGAACTCTGCTTCATACTTGTCGCTCGACAAGATCTGATCGACAAGCCACTCACGCTTATCGTCGCGTCGTTGACTAACGAAGTGTTCGATCTCTTCGACCGTGGGAATACGCCCCAATAGCTGCAAATAGGTCCGACGAACGAACTCGTGATCGGTGGCCGCCGGCGACGGCTTGACATTCTCAGCTTTCCAGGCGGAAGCGATCGCCTCGTTGATTTGGTCAACGATCTGATCGTCGGAAAGTTCTAAACTTCCACGCGATCGCGGCTTCACGAATCGAGGAGCCGTCTTCTCGACCAGTGCGGTTGGATCAACCGACTCGAGCACGCCAGGCATTTTCGGGCCAGGTTCCGGCATCGCTTGTGGAGGGGGAACATCACTCGACTTGGGACCGTTTTGGGAAGCGAGTTGCGGTTGCTCGCCCGTGTCGCGGGCGCCTGCCGACGGGGCCTTGTCCCCGTCGGCGGCGAGCGGCGTGCCTTGCCCTGGCATGAGCTGCTGATAACTGATGTAGGCCACTCCACTGAGGACGACCAACAGGCAGAGACTAAGTGCAAGTGACCCGATAGCGGTCACGAAACGCTGTCGTTGCAGGCGACGCTTGGCCGTGCTTGTTTTTTGAGTTGGAGCTTCGACTTCGGCGGCGCTTTCCGACGATGCTTCAACGGCGGAGGTCACCATCGAGAGTGGTGCTTTGGCCTGACCGTTGACTGCGGAAGGGCCGTGGGCGTGTCGCTGCTGGTGAGCCTTAACGATGCGCGCAGTGAGATCCGGCATCTGCTGCTGGCCCAGCAGTTCCTCAAGGAGAGGATCGATGATCGGATCTTCGTGGTTCATGATTCGTTATTCAATTTGAACTCGATACATTCGCGAAGCTGCTGCTTCGCCCGTTGCATCAGGTTTTTCGCTCCATGCTCGCCAATTTGTAGTGCTTCGGCGATTTCTGAACGCGATTTGCGATCTTGAAATCGCATCTCTAATGCCATCCGGGCTCGCTCGGTGAGGCTATCCAGGCACTCACTGAGCAATCCCAAAAGTTCGTCCGGCTTGCGATCGTCGGTCGCCACCCAGAACTGCTCGATGTTCTCGACCGCCTGGATGTTGGTTTGCCGCCCCTCTTTGCGTCGGCGGTCGATCAGCAAGTTTCGAGCAACGGTTCTTAAATACCCCCTGGTAGCGGCATCGGTCAGCTGCTCGAACGGCTTCTCAAGGACTTTCAAAAAAGTTTCCTGAGTCAGATCCTCCGCTTCCTGGGGCGAACATCCCCAGGACCGCAAATAACGCCATACGCTAAGTTGATGTTGTGCAACGAGTTGCGCGACATCAACCGCAGGCGATTCGTGTTGCGGAAGGTCTTTCATCTAAAAAAAACGATAGCTGGAGGCGAAAAGTACTCAGAAACGAGCGTCAGTTAAGAGGATTCGTGATGCCCACGGGCAACTGTTCCAGTGTATCTCGAAATGTCGAGAAAAGTCGCGAAGCGGCCCCTCGATCTGCGAGCGCATCTCATCATTTGGGGGTGCAAAGTTGTGCTGCCACTTGGTGTCCGCGGCTGATAGCACAGGGAAACTTGAGAGTTTTTCGTCCATCCTGTGCATTTCCGGCAAATTCATCTCGAATTGCCATTGCTGAAAATTCATGATCAAACGACATTGTCCCGGCGCTTTTCCGACCCCCTTCGACCAGGATGGCCGAACGTGAAAAGCACGAGTCTCTTTCCGAAGCAGACTCGAGGGCCAAGATCCCCGCTGGCCCGCTCGAAGACACGAGGCCTAAGATTGGGCCGAGATTGATTTCGCTCCAAGGAGGGATGCGATGAAGGCGGTTACCTCGCTCTTGTTACTGTTCGCGCTCACGGCGCCGCTTAACGCTGCCGACGCGGTCCTCTACTGCTTTACCGCGGACTGGTGTGTTTATTGTCACCAGATGCAGCCGGTGATCGGACGCATGCAACAGGCCGGCTACCCAATCCAAGTCGTCAATCGCGATCAGCAACCGCAGATGGCCCAGCAAATGGGTGTTCGCGGATTGCCTTACTTCGTTCTCGTCTCGAACAATCAGATTGTCGACACGGTCGAAGGTGCAACCTCGTTCGATCGTCTGGCCAAGATGTTCCAGGCGGCTAAACCACAGATGAACGTTGCCCAAGCCGCGCCTCAACTAAACGCCGCCACGGGACTAGCTCGTGGTCAGTCGCCGCAATCCTCGATGGCCATGCCTGGTCAGTCTGGCGTTCAGCCCGCGATGTACGGTCAGCCCATGGCACAAACGCCTTCGTCCGCCGGTGGTGACATCCACGCCCAAGCGATGCAGGCCAGCGTCAAGCTGAAGGTAAGCGATCCGGATGGGCACTCCTACGGCAGTGGCACCGTCGTTCATACCCAAGGTAACGAAGCATTGGTACTGACTTGTGCTCACTTGTTCCGCGATTCACAAGGGCAGGGGCCCCTGGAAGTGATTACCTTCCAACAGTCCGAGTCTGGCACGACGGTGCCAGGTGAAATTCTCGTTTATGATCTCGAGCGTGACGTGGCCCTGGTTGCCATTCGTACCCAATCACCGATCAAGCCAATGTCGATCGCTCCACCCACGCACCAGATGCAAGTAGGACAGCCCGCATTTAGCGTCGGCTGCGACAATGGGGGACCACGCAACCTTTACCAGACACGTATCAACAGCGTGAATCGCTACGTCGGTCACGACAACGTGCAGGCCGCCGGGGCTCCTTCGGTAGGTCGTAGTGGTGGCGGACTATTCAATGCCCAGGGCCAACTCGTTGGCGTTTGCAATGCCGCCGATGACGAGGACGACGAAGGAATCTACGCCGCCATACCCACCATCTATACCGTGTTGAACCAAGCGAAACTCGCGCATCTGTTCCAGAACAAGCAGAACGCCCGCCCCGTTCAACTGGCCTCGGCATTACAGCCGTCGATGACCAGTCCGTCACGATCGCTTCCCGATGCCCCGCAAAGCAACTTCCCCTCGAACCCCGCCACGCGCTCGACGCCCAGCGTTTCGTCCGTCTCTGCCTCTACTTCCAGTAGCATCGAAAGCCTGCAGGGGCTAAGCGATGTTGAACGCGAGATGTTGCATTATCTTCGGGGGCAGAAGGATGGAGCGGAAGTTACGGTCGTGCTTCGCTCGAAAGACAACCCGACGGCTCAACCGGCAGTATTTACTCTGCCTGGCAGCCCTTCGCCTGAATTCATGCGACAAGCCTCCCAAAACACGGGACGGCCTGGGCCCATCATGCGTGGACAAAGTCGCTAACAGCGGCTCTTCGCGACGAGTCGCTCTGTAACGGTTAAAGCGAATATCCAGATATCAATCGCCGTAGATCGAATATTGCTGCGGCATTCCGCGAGCCATCGGCAACAAACGCCAGTTGAAGCGTATGCTTCAGACATGGGGTGATGCTTCCCCCTGGTTTCGACATGGGTTTCGTTAGTGGATAAGCCGTGTTCATCGTTCTGCTGTTTGCCGTTTTGAATCTAGCTGTCGGTTTTGCAGCCGCAGTCTTGTTGGGCTACGGGCCACAGCCTTGGTATGCGTTGTTCCTGCCATCCAACCGAGACAATACTGTCCAGATCGACGCGATCGACTCGGACGAAGAAACGGAAGCCGAGAAACCCGACGCCGAGCCGGCATCCACGGCCGTGAATCAGCCGTTTCCGGAAATGAACGAACCGGAAGACATGCCGCCGGAACCGGAACCTGTGCCAGAAGCAGAGCCGGAAATCGAAGAATCATTCGAGCCTGTCGCTGAGCAAGCACCGCAATCGCCTGTCAACGAATCGAACGTTACCGGGGACGAAGATAACGAACTCGAAGAGTTTCTGGCCGGACGCAAGGATGAAACGAAAGGTTTTCAGCAAGACGAGCCGGCGAGTGAGGAATCTGCCGAGATCGCTTCGGCCGATGACATCGAATCGATGTTCGCTGCCTCGCAGGCATCCGACGACGAGGAATCATCCTCGGAAGATGTGGCCGC
This genomic interval carries:
- a CDS encoding spermidine synthase yields the protein MANNKNNLVYAWILPLAVLWSAFLLFQVQPLISKTILPWFGGSPTVWTTCMLFFQVVLFAGYLYAHLLATYVPKRWQGIIHAGLMIAALLLMPISPGDDWKPTADVWPPGYILLLLVTHLGLPYFLLAANGPLLQHWFSQLAPGKTPYRLYALSNIGSLAALLTYPFLVEPNWTLPTQSGAWGWGYAGFALLLIPIAIAIVRNQAGTQEACELPGDSLDEAVPGWKTLAAWLALPAFACVMLLATTNHVCQDMAVVPFLWVVPLSLYLLTFIFCFDGEGWYRRGWLGWMAIGSIVLISVLELLGGMLDIGWVAVSYFGAMFFVCMICHGELVRLKPSTRHLTLYYLMIAGGGALGGMFVSLVCPLIFSQYYEMPLSLIVAFALALCVTVSSLEKRLGSIPLWSMGLLFCGMLAMLSGQLRSFQSHYLESQRNFYGVLSIGEVPTNDGQSILAMYHGRIMHGFQYQAEAKRGEPTSYYARNTGVGLALARLPKQDGKRVGVVGLGAGTLAAYAREGDYYRFYEINDDVIEMANEHFTFLQDCQAEHDLVLGDARLSLEREPDQQFDLLVLDAFSGDAIPTHLLTREAFRIYQRHLAEGGVLAIHVSNKHLDLRPVVLGTCDEFDLETLYITTAPDAATQQTGSQWIIASKNHQFLSDDTMQSAATNLGPHMVYAKPWTDNFSNLLEVLR
- a CDS encoding trypsin-like peptidase domain-containing protein; protein product: MKAVTSLLLLFALTAPLNAADAVLYCFTADWCVYCHQMQPVIGRMQQAGYPIQVVNRDQQPQMAQQMGVRGLPYFVLVSNNQIVDTVEGATSFDRLAKMFQAAKPQMNVAQAAPQLNAATGLARGQSPQSSMAMPGQSGVQPAMYGQPMAQTPSSAGGDIHAQAMQASVKLKVSDPDGHSYGSGTVVHTQGNEALVLTCAHLFRDSQGQGPLEVITFQQSESGTTVPGEILVYDLERDVALVAIRTQSPIKPMSIAPPTHQMQVGQPAFSVGCDNGGPRNLYQTRINSVNRYVGHDNVQAAGAPSVGRSGGGLFNAQGQLVGVCNAADDEDDEGIYAAIPTIYTVLNQAKLAHLFQNKQNARPVQLASALQPSMTSPSRSLPDAPQSNFPSNPATRSTPSVSSVSASTSSSIESLQGLSDVEREMLHYLRGQKDGAEVTVVLRSKDNPTAQPAVFTLPGSPSPEFMRQASQNTGRPGPIMRGQSR
- a CDS encoding protein-L-isoaspartate(D-aspartate) O-methyltransferase, translated to MKLDQQRDEMVNLLKERGITDQDVLQAMHDVPREDFVLPSFHDDAYVDSALPLTHKQTISQPLIVALMAQVLELQPTDRVLEVGTGSGYAAAVMGRLAKEVFTVERIGDLAITAAETIKRLGIGNVHVRFGDGLKGWPEEGPYDAIAVAAGGDRVPSALFEQLVVGGRLVMPLGPVQDSQKLIRIRKIDKDRYVEDDFGGVRFVPLLPETD
- a CDS encoding DUF1549 domain-containing protein, encoding MNHEDPIIDPLLEELLGQQQMPDLTARIVKAHQQRHAHGPSAVNGQAKAPLSMVTSAVEASSESAAEVEAPTQKTSTAKRRLQRQRFVTAIGSLALSLCLLVVLSGVAYISYQQLMPGQGTPLAADGDKAPSAGARDTGEQPQLASQNGPKSSDVPPPQAMPEPGPKMPGVLESVDPTALVEKTAPRFVKPRSRGSLELSDDQIVDQINEAIASAWKAENVKPSPAATDHEFVRRTYLQLLGRIPTVEEIEHFVSQRRDDKREWLVDQILSSDKYEAEFASFWSARFANILVGRAGGMSEDSPIDRSALEGYLAKQFENNTPYNLLVQDLLTATGTTSPGSESFNPATNFLVSMVDGDAKLATAKTCTAFLGQQLQCAECHNHPTTGWSQQQFWGLNAFFRQTKLAKDRQSGQLAILDQDFTKSRDSDSGEVYYEQPNGLLKVAYPQFVDGTTIPRSGKVSEVDRRQELAQLIVNSDQFPKAAVNRMWQHFFGVGFTQPVDDMGPHNPASHPELLDQLSEHFAESNFDLRRLMRWITLSRPYGLSSRQIDENLADNPDAGQQLFARYYSRQMEAEQLFHSLQMLAKNPVEGSHAIIASVDDRHSWLGQVNQKMGDDEDSETSALDGGITQSLLLMNGGLMKQATDAQAAVLKKVTASKMSSHDKVEHLFLAALSRRPTKQELSAISEILKTRNNESAALQDIWWALLNSNEFILDH
- a CDS encoding RNA polymerase sigma factor, whose translation is MKDLPQHESPAVDVAQLVAQHQLSVWRYLRSWGCSPQEAEDLTQETFLKVLEKPFEQLTDAATRGYLRTVARNLLIDRRRKEGRQTNIQAVENIEQFWVATDDRKPDELLGLLSECLDSLTERARMALEMRFQDRKSRSEIAEALQIGEHGAKNLMQRAKQQLRECIEFKLNNES
- a CDS encoding nuclear transport factor 2 family protein; the protein is MSVLRQFADAYASRDKGRLLGLFCSDRDAVVLGSGCDERNVGSAAIWGQVRRDWEQTDTLRMRFGWRSVSTMGQVAWLATDCYLYVQAGYRKAEVPLRITAVMIQNHLGWQIAQLHYSSPISVGSEADTCVE
- the panD gene encoding aspartate 1-decarboxylase gives rise to the protein MLRTFLRSKIHRATVTQADLDYVGSVTIDSHLLEAAQILPHEQVDVLNVTNGQRLTTYAIPGEAGSGVIGINGAAAHLVSPGDLVIIVCYAQYTAEEIEGHQPRVILVDEANRMTDCIVESDSMNSSS